A genomic window from Scatophagus argus isolate fScaArg1 chromosome 17, fScaArg1.pri, whole genome shotgun sequence includes:
- the cfap300 gene encoding cilia- and flagella-associated protein 300 isoform X1 yields MAGEKCEFEQTFSFSPLPSKKVSFLQDKDTLALLMKWSMLGRISAQSYSFDQTFFSYNSEKFALCFFRDPDVISSLSRGLKTGAWVPLDNTVVSVDVEPVPCTKVSMELFDPLYSCGILRPSGHVVKCFHDVYPDFDELRRMLLEEDSEHYYVVGREERGEFLFVLFKHLCLGGELCQYEDTIDPYISTTKQIYKDLISVQKDPESKKISVVSTVLKVYAHDESGRCYPGRREEEQTFAYLIVDPFKRHVTLFYHCYGVGNFTL; encoded by the exons atggcAGGAGAGAAATGCGAGTTTGagcaaactttttcttttagtcCTCTTCCTTCCAAAAAGGTCTCCTTCCTACAGGACAAGGACACTTTAGCACTGTTAATGAAATG GTCCATGCTGGGGAGAATTTCAGCTCAGTCTTACAGCTTTGACCAGACCTTTTTCTCTTACAACAGTGAAAAGTTTGCACTG TGTTTCTTCAGAGATCCTGATGTGATATCCAGTCTGTCCAGAGGGCTGAAGACTGGGGCCTGGGTGCCTCTTG ACAACACAGTTGTGTCTGTGGATGTTGAGCCGGTGCCGTGCACTAAGGTCTCCATGGAGCTGTTTGACCCACTTTACTCTTGTGGGATCCTGAGGCCCTCTGGACATGTAGTTAAATGCTTTCATGATGTCTACCCCGACTTTGATGAACTCAGAAGG ATGTTGTTGGAAGAGGACTCTGAGCACTACTACGTGGTCGGGAGGGAGGAGCGTGGAgagtttctgtttgtcctcttcAAGCACCTGTGTTTAGGAGGAGAGCTCTGTCAGTACGAAGACACCATTGATCCTTACATTAGCACCACAAAGCAAATCTACAAAGACCTGATCAG TGTTCAGAAGGATCCAGAGTCTAAGAAGATCAGTGTTGTCTCCACAGTCCTCAAAGTTTATGCCCAT GATGAGTCTGGGCGATGTTACCCTGGAAGACGAGAGGAGGAGCAGACGTTTGCATATTTGATTGTTGACCCCTTCAAACGACACGTGACTTTGTTCTACCACTGTTATGGTGTAGGAAACTTCACATTGTGA
- the cfap300 gene encoding cilia- and flagella-associated protein 300 isoform X2: MVTSMLGRISAQSYSFDQTFFSYNSEKFALCFFRDPDVISSLSRGLKTGAWVPLDNTVVSVDVEPVPCTKVSMELFDPLYSCGILRPSGHVVKCFHDVYPDFDELRRMLLEEDSEHYYVVGREERGEFLFVLFKHLCLGGELCQYEDTIDPYISTTKQIYKDLISVQKDPESKKISVVSTVLKVYAHDESGRCYPGRREEEQTFAYLIVDPFKRHVTLFYHCYGVGNFTL; this comes from the exons ATGGTGAC GTCCATGCTGGGGAGAATTTCAGCTCAGTCTTACAGCTTTGACCAGACCTTTTTCTCTTACAACAGTGAAAAGTTTGCACTG TGTTTCTTCAGAGATCCTGATGTGATATCCAGTCTGTCCAGAGGGCTGAAGACTGGGGCCTGGGTGCCTCTTG ACAACACAGTTGTGTCTGTGGATGTTGAGCCGGTGCCGTGCACTAAGGTCTCCATGGAGCTGTTTGACCCACTTTACTCTTGTGGGATCCTGAGGCCCTCTGGACATGTAGTTAAATGCTTTCATGATGTCTACCCCGACTTTGATGAACTCAGAAGG ATGTTGTTGGAAGAGGACTCTGAGCACTACTACGTGGTCGGGAGGGAGGAGCGTGGAgagtttctgtttgtcctcttcAAGCACCTGTGTTTAGGAGGAGAGCTCTGTCAGTACGAAGACACCATTGATCCTTACATTAGCACCACAAAGCAAATCTACAAAGACCTGATCAG TGTTCAGAAGGATCCAGAGTCTAAGAAGATCAGTGTTGTCTCCACAGTCCTCAAAGTTTATGCCCAT GATGAGTCTGGGCGATGTTACCCTGGAAGACGAGAGGAGGAGCAGACGTTTGCATATTTGATTGTTGACCCCTTCAAACGACACGTGACTTTGTTCTACCACTGTTATGGTGTAGGAAACTTCACATTGTGA